GGTGCGTTCACGTCTTCTAAATACTGACTTTCCCACTCACGTCGCGCCTCGATCTCCCGCAATCCGCGTTGCGTGACCGTGTACACGTTAGTCCGCTTGTCGAGTTCACCTTTCTCGAGCAGTCCTTTGTTGACGAGGTCGTCGAGGTTTGGATAGAGCCGCCCGTGGTTGATCTCTTGTTCGTAGTATTCGTCGAGTTCGGCCTTTACTGCGAGCCCGTGTGGTTCCTCGAGCCCGGCGATCACATACAAGATGTCCCGCTTGAACCCAGTTAGATCGTACATCCGTCTATTCCCTATTTTAAAAGGGTGGCATATGTTCTCTCTGGTACTCAAAGACGGAGATTCGGACCAAGGGTATCTACTGGTATACTCGTAACCGAACAGCGTTTAATATCGAGGCATTTGTATCACCGATAATGGCCCTTCGGACGAGGTCGCCCATGAGGTTCCGTAACTGTACTTGGCCCGCTGTCAGATGGTGGTAATCAATTGTGTCTTCATCTCAATCGCTATCTTCCACATGCGCGCTTTGTGGAGGGGCCGTCCCCGATGATCGAGACGTAGCTGAAGACGACATCGTCTTCTGCTGTGATGGATGTCGAAACGTCCATCGAGTGCTCGGTAGCGATGGAGATCACAGTCGGATGGCTCCGACAGGCGACCCCATACGCAGCCCTGGGTCTGTAGGGGGCGACCGCGAGGAAAACACACATCTATCGGGGTCTGAGGAACGTGTCTTCCTCCAAGTCGACGGGATGCACTGTGCGACATGTGAAGCATTTCTCGAATCGGTCGCCAAGGAGTGTGAAGGCGTCGTCGA
This genomic window from Haloplanus vescus contains:
- a CDS encoding PadR family transcriptional regulator; the protein is MYDLTGFKRDILYVIAGLEEPHGLAVKAELDEYYEQEINHGRLYPNLDDLVNKGLLEKGELDKRTNVYTVTQRGLREIEARREWESQYLEDVNAPATS